The Malassezia japonica chromosome 8, complete sequence genome includes a window with the following:
- a CDS encoding uncharacterized protein (EggNog:ENOG503NYTA; TransMembrane:9 (n7-18c27/28o69-89i101-119o139-162i169-191o283-312i387-405o417-438i450-472o492-515i); COG:S) — MSHGRRLVSLAGSVLIALSAGSTYVFSSYAPQLQDVLHLSSTQLNVLGLAGNLGMYLSGPVWGRWIDHAGPHGAVLTGSFMVLGGYGMLSRAYKYEWENIPVAFLAFFLLLTGLGNSAGNNAAINVQAKSWGGSRRGTAMATVLSAFGLSAFLYSTLSHLFFAGNVTGYLVMLSVGSFTSFLVGMSLLKIIPPQDGEFDEPQTGGQYARVPDEAPSDREAAEPGPRRMRRSRSSSEVSARVYAWLDDMAEREADTADMDDPFDEPEAHHTDITGFALLREVDFILLFIIVSMISGAGLLLINNVGTITRALWDYNRRKERGLDTMLESYLLRGVDVLSDKAEKLAIQRVQSLQVSCISMGNAGGRILIGVVSDYLVRISGEPTYRTWLLIPVTVLAIISQGLAAWPDTITDVHRLLFVSSLTGLMYGTLFGIGPVLVFEWFGITSFSQNWGYMSLSPVIGGNIYNLLFGQVYDSNVSTTSHTHRCHKGEECYRTVFIVTTVGCFIALATSAVLIVRRVKGVSSRLGKALRSIRGE; from the exons ATGTCGCACGGACGGCGGCTTGTCTCGCTAGCGGGCTCCGTCCTGATCGCGCTGTCGGCCGGCAGCACGTACGTCTTTAGCTCGTACGCCCCCCAGCTGCAGGATGTGCTGCATCTCTCGAGCACGCAGCTGAACGTTTTGGGCCTCGCTGGTAACCTCGGCATGTATCTCTCGGGCCCGGTCTGGGGCCGCTGGATCGACCACGCCGGTCCGCACGG TGCGGTCCTCACGGGCTCCTTCATGGTCCTCGGTGGCTACGGCATGCTCTCGCGTGCGTACAAATACGAGTGGGAAAACATCCCGGTCGCCTTTCTCGCCTTTTTCCTACTCCTGACCGGTCTCGGCAACTCGGCAGGGAACAATGCGGCGATCAACGTGCAGGCCAAGTCGTGGGGCGGCAGCCGCCGTGGCACGGCCATGGCCACCGTCCTCTCTGCGTTTGGCCTGAGCGCGTTCCTCTACTCGACGCTCTCGCACCTGTTCTTTGCAGGGAACGTCACGGGCTACCTCGTGATGCTCAGCGTGGGCAGCTTTACGAGTTTCCTGGTCGGCATGTCGCTCCTCAAGATCATCCCGCCGCAGGACGGCGAGTTTGACGAGCCGCAGACCGGCGGCCAGTACGCGCGCGTCCCGGACGAGGCACCGAgcgaccgcgaggcggcggagcccggcccgcgccgcatgcgccgctcgcgctcgtcgtccgaggtgagcgcgcgcgtctatgcgtggctcgacgacatggcggagcgcgaggcggacaCAGCCGACATGGACGACCCGTtcgacgagcccgaggcgcaccaCACCGACATTACCGGTtttgcgctcctgcgcgaggtcgactTTATTTTGCTGTTTATTATCGTGAGCATGATATCTGGCGCCGGCCTGCTGCTCATCAACAACGTCGGCACAATCACACGTGCGCTGTGGGACTACAACCGCCGGAAagagcgcggcctcgacacCATGCTCGAGTCGTACCtcttgcgcggcgtcgacgtgcttTCGGACAAGGCCGAGAAGCTCGCGATCCAGCGCGTGCAGTCGCTGCAGGTGTCGTGCATCAGTATGGGCAACGCGGGCGGGCGTATCCTGATTGGCGTCGTGTCCGACTACCTCGTGCGCATCAGCGGCGAGCCGACCTACCGTACGTGGCTCCTGATCCCGGTGACGGTCCTTGCGATTATCTCGCAGGGCCTCGCCGCGTGGCCGGACACGATCACGGACGTGCACCGCCTGCTCTTTGTCTCGTCGCTGACGGGTCTAATGTACGGCACGCTCTTTGGCATCGGCCCAGTGCTGGTGTTTGAGTGGTTCGGCATCACGTCCTTCAGCCAGAACTGGGGCTACATGAGCCTCAGCCCGGTGATCGGCGGCAACATTTACAATCTTCTTTTTGGTCAGGTGTACGACTCGAACGtgtcgacgacctcgcaCACGCACCGCTGCCACAAGGGCGAGGAGTGCTACCGCACGGTGTTTATTGTGACGACCGTCGGCTGCTTtatcgcgctcgcgacTAGCGCCGTGCTCATCGTCCGCCGTGTAAAGGGCGTGTCgtcgcgcctcggcaaggcgctTCGTTCGATTCGTGGGGAATAG
- the ZPR1 gene encoding nucleolar zinc-finger protein (COG:J; BUSCO:EOG09262Z0M; EggNog:ENOG503NWQE), which produces MTAPTNDPFFRPIGEHAETQGQENQGDVKPIEEIESLCMQCGKDGVTRLLPTFIPYFKEVIVMSFSCPHCGNRNSEIQSAGEIQAKGCLYTIHIVNQKDLDRQVIKSEHCTMAIPELQLQIPAKRGQITTVEGVLTDTLRDLELDQPLRKHMQPEVYAKIEELCDRLRAVLGERRVEEEDQEGEFTAGPVGGRHEEDENAKDRVFQPFKLTLDDPSGNSFVEYRGPIESGGGSDPKWIKRDYPRTKEQNIHLGLVADPAAPNKPGDAEGGGGFSKELEETDFENEEIFSFDGTCSSCNAPIKTLMKKVNIPYFKDILIMSTNCDHCGYRDNEVKSGAAISETGRRLTLKVNDGEDLSRDILKSETAGLSIPEIDLHLAPGTLGGRFTTLEGLLQNVYDELYEKVLMRGDSTAADDATKFEGFLGKLKGAISAEACPYTLILDDPLANSYIQNPYAPDPDEQLEVENYKRTWDQDEDLGLNDIKVDAYEAPDEMAEDRAEAAGKPADESDEARLKRQRNE; this is translated from the coding sequence aTGACGGCCCCTACGAATGACCCCTTTTTCCGCCcgatcggcgagcacgccgagacgcaggGCCAGGAGAACCAAGGCGATGTGAAACCTATTGAAGAAATCGAGTCGCTGTGCATGCAGTGCGGCAAGGACGGCGTCACACGACTGCTCCCGACCTTTATCCCCTACTTTAAGGAGGTGATTGTGATGAGCTTTTCGTGCCCCCACTGTGGCAACCGCAACAGCGAGATCCAGAGTGCGGGCGAGATCCAGGCCAAGGGGTGCCTGTACACGATCCACATTGTGAACCAAAAGGATCTCGACCGCCAGGTGATCAAGTCGGAGCACTGCACAATGGCCATTCCCGAGCTCCAGCTGCAGATTCCGGCCAAGCGCGGCCAGATTACCACGGTCGAGGGCGTGCTGACCGATACGCTGCGcgatctcgagctcgaccagccgctgcgcaagcacaTGCAGCCCGAAGTCTATGCCAAGATCGAGGAGCTGTGCGACCGCCTgcgtgcggtgctcggcgagcgccgcgtcgaggaagaggaccAGGAGGGCGAGTTTACGGCCGGCcccgtcggcggccgccacgaggaggacgaaaATGCCAAGGACCGCGTCTTTCAGCCGTTCAAGctgacgctcgacgacccgTCGGGCAACAGCTTTGTCGAGTACCGCGGCCCGATcgagagcggcggcggctcggacCCCAAGTGGATCAAGCGCGACTACCCCCGCACCAAGGAGCAAAACATccacctcggcctcgtcgccgacccCGCTGCGCCGAACAAGCCCGGGGACGCTgagggcggcggcggctttTCCAAGGAGCTCGAAGAGACCGACTTTGAGAACGAGGAGATTTTCTCGTTTGACGGAACGTGCTCAAGCTGCAACGCGCCGATCAAGACACTGATGAAGAAGGTCAACATCCCCTACTTTAAGGACATCCTCATCATGTCGACCAACTGCGACCACTGTGGCTACCGCGACAATGAGGTCAAGTCTGGCGCTGCGATCTCCGAGACGGGCCGCCGCCTTACGCTCAAGGTGAACGACGGCGAGGACCTGTCGCGTGACATTCTCAAGTCCGAGACCGCGGGCCTGTCGATCCCCGAGATTGACCTGCACCTCGCCCCCGGCACGCTTGGCGGCCGCTtcacgacgctcgagggcCTGCTGCAGAACGTCTACGACGAGCTCTACGAAAAGGTGCTCATGCGTGGCGactcgacggcggccgacgacgcgacCAAGTTTGAGGGCTTCCTCGGCAAGCTCAAAGGCGCGatcagcgccgaggcaTGCCCCTACACGCTGATCCTGGACGACCCGCTGGCGAACAGCTATATCCAGAACCCCTATGCGCCGGACCccgacgagcagctcgaagTGGAGAATTACAAGCGCACCTGGGAccaggacgaggacctggGCCTGAACGACATCAAGGTCGACGCCTACGAGGCGCCCGACGAGATGGCCGaggaccgcgccgaggccgcgggcaagccggccgacgagtccgacgaggcgcggctCAAGCGCCAACGCAACGAGTAG